The sequence CATATAATTAAACAGGACATTGTTTACAAACcaagtttgagctctcaacaccctctagtggtcagaaatcgaTCAGTGCAACTTAAATATAGAATCAAACTCCATCACATGGCATTTTGATATTATGGTGTATATCTTTCCCCTACTTTGTCATAATCTGGAAGGTTACTTAAAGGATTTATAGCAAGATGCCAAGCCCACTGCAAAGCATGATTTAAATTTATTAATGCACCATTCATACATATAAAGTTGAAAAAGGTGTCATCTCAGCATAGTCATTGCAGTTCCTATCCTCATCACCATCTTCATGCTTTGTAGCTTAATCTTTTGGGGTCCACActattttgcagtattttacaCAGGTTTTAGTTTTCTGGGAACAGATTAAGCTGGGTTCCTCTATTGACAAGTGCATGGTGCATGAGACCTTGGAGTCACACGTCTAAACAGGCTTATCCATGCAGCTATATTGTCACTAGATGCACATAATCAGACTACAACAACTAACagcaaaaatgataaaataagagGAGTAAAAACCCAGTTCCAGACTGCTTAAAATCCAGTCTTTCtaacacacatcagagtaggcTCAGTTTCATTGAAATTGAAATCGAATTTGTCTTGTCATTTGTATGATCATTTTGTATATGCgctcatttttgcatttgtataCTGTGCATGCTTGGGTGCTCTCATTCTGACAAGATGCTAAACTAAATGCTAAACATGTCCATCATTTACCTCTTTGTTTGGCTGCTTAGCACTGGAGGTTACGGAGTTGGCCTCCCCTAGAGCCGAGAATGACCTGGGCCTGAGGTCTGGGACCGGGACCACGGGGGAGATGGGCTCTTTTGGCAGCGCTCCGTAACCGTTGCTATGGGAGCCCAGTGGGCAGAGGGCAGTGGAAGATGAAGACTCAGAGGGTGTTGTGATCTTGCCCAGAGGTTTCTCTGGGATACTGATGAGGTGTACGGTGAGGAAGATGCCCCAGGTCAATGCTGAGAAAAAGTAGATGACCTGGTACTCGGTGCCCAGCAGCTGGCCCAGCAGAGAATGACCCCAGTCCATCGCTCCCACCAGGTAGCCACACGCTCCGCCCAAACCTGGAGCATATGGGGGCAAAGGTCAGAAGTCTGTgaccaaacaaataaaataggTATGTTCAAATGGCTATGAAAAGAAGTTTGATGCTGAGGCAAGACCAAGAGCCAACACTTATTTTCTAATAAGTGTTGGGGGACTCAGCACAGACTCAGCACAGACTCAGTTGAAAACTGAGTCTGTGCTCTCAGACTCAGTTTTCAAATGGTAGAATTTACTTGTCACACAGAAAAGACACTTACAATTAAACTCTGCTGTCCATCTCATCATTTAAATGCACTCACCAAGTCCATTTCCCCAGGAGGTgggaacaaacaaaaactgcataCACTCAAACCAGAATTTCCAAGATATTCTGACTTCTACATTCATAAATTCTGTTTCAAAATTCTTGTAGATCCACATAGAACTGATGTGCAAAGCATAGGAGCATACTAACAAACAGAACAATCAGAATATGCAAAATAACTGAGAAATTTATGTCTGGCTGGGTGAGAGTTTACCAATAATGATCCCACATTGTCACAGTTCTGCTTTCATGCTGCTTGTATGCTGAGCCTGACATTCGCACAGATAGATGTAAACACAGATCAAAAACAAGTAAGCGGGTACATAGCATTTATGACATTTACTCAACTAAAATAATGAACTGAAATCTGAATAATGAATGGTCTTTGCTAACTTTTTAAATGTACTTTATAGCCAGCTGATGTAATCCACCTTCATCCCTTGAACTTTGCACATTGCACACATTAAATCGAGTTTTGGTTATTATCAAAATTAAAGGGTGTGTGTCTTTTGGATAATTTTTTGATCTCTGAACACTATActgaacacaaaaatacaatcaaatctCTTTTAATTTTCCAATTAAATGCTAGTGTGCGCTCCACAGCTATACTGGCTGACATGAGCAATGGTTTACAACCTTTACTACCCTGCCCTCCCTTTCAGCCTTGAGAATGTTGCGGaaagagcaacaaaaaaagaaagggggtGATTTAATATCACACAGATTTACTTTGATATGAACAGACTGGCAAGCATCAAGTAAAATGACTGAACAAGCTCATTGCTATGTGGGCCAACTGGCTCATAGCCTGAAATGACAGAGCTAACACTGGCAACAGATTTGTAGAGGAAAGTGCCTCTTTAGTGAGAAAAAGAATGACAAGCTGCTCCAAACTTGCTTTACAGTTACTCTAGCATATTACTTTTTGATAAAGACTTCTATGGGGAAATATTTTAAGCCCATCCAGAGGGCTGTCAGTCACTCTCCAAGTCAGTCAAAGGCTGTGAATTACAAAGTATTGGTAATAGCATTTTAtaatgagcgcacacacacacacacacacacacacacctaaggTTCACCACCTCCAGCACATACAAACCTCACATGTTAGTGGCAGCAGTGATCAATGATGTCTAGAAGGGGTCATGTgcctggcctctctctctcagcctagACCCATGACTGCAGCACATGACTAGCTCAGGGCTGGATTACTGCCTGGCTGGTGTGCTCACACCACCCCGTGCCTGATGGCAGCACAGCACACTGCTGCACCTACACCCACACTGAAAACATCATCTTGCCCTGCAATAGTGCACTGTGCCAGTACATGTGAcactgtttcattttattcagttttgctCAGTATTTCCCCTCCCCACATTAGCTTTGGTCAGATTTTGGCTTGCATTTGTTTATGGACAAAATAGTACCAAAATATAGCACTTCTCTCATATCTATCATGTCCAAGGTCGTATAGACAAGGTCAAATATGCAATGCTCAGGTTTGACAACTTGGCAACTTGTCtgaatttaaatgatgattAGGGCTAGCTGTTTGAATAGTCTTGTTAAGAGTAAGGTCAAGCTCTCCTCATTAATTAATGAAGTTGGCGGTACACAGATTTTAGATGTGTGTCATGCATGATCAAAAGAAATCCCTCAAGTTCTAACTGGCTCCAGTCTTTATTATGTTGTTATTAAACTGTCTACTGGGTTTAAGTTATCTGCTTTTTGTAATATTGTTTATGTCATTatattgttttctctgttttgtctttgagtACCAAGAAAAGatctatacaaataaaatatcattattatcactattaagCTGTCCTACATGGTGGCACACACTGTACTAGACAACACAACTTGTAGCATGACTGTAATCCTCAGAACACACTTAACTTTGAATTTCAGCCTGGCATGACACTGAGTTAACCAAAACATCTGTAAGGTCAAACGGTTaaccatttgattttttttttttttttttttttttttttttcagtgtgaactTGCATTGAACACTTGATAAGATTCTATGCTGATTGGCTAACACTACCAAAAATTCACACAAGGAACAGTACTTTATGTTGGGAAAATTAAATCTTATAATTGTCTGTGTTTCTTGCCGGGGAATTCCTGACTTACTGACTGCAGGAGACCACACATTGTATTTCATAACAGGAATCTGAAGTTTGGAGACGCTTCGCTGCATCAGACCCTGGATGACTTGCCATCACTGAAGCGGGCAATGTTGTTCTGTATGTGAAAGTACTAAAGGACAATTAGTCCAACCAGTCAGCCCCCTATTCATTAACTGAAGATGAATCGCAGCTGCATGGTACGTAGGCGGAAATCCCgtggggagggggcgggggggacaagacccctccttCCATAAagtagtttcatttcattttcttatttgatctaaaagggacagtgtacagctcaaacatatactgtatgccACTATTTgatatttgctttgttttttgttgacactacaataaatatgtttttgaagaatagtttgatgtagttggattattcaaggtatttcctctatttttagagcttattttgagtttctagtgcttgtattctgatggactgtagtggaaatagaacagtgagcaaagaaatttggttagaggattattgcttttaataccattatttaaaacatatgaacatgctgagggctcaacgctgtacagcaagtttcaaaggagtgtaagagagaaagagggaggtgcAGTCGTGCcagacaacatttttttcatgtccccccccaggaattactctctgaaactttgctgtttatttgcccccccccccccccccccccccgattaatgaaatgggattttcgcccctgatGGTATATCAAGACAGAGACCcaaaacacataataaagtCTGCATAAGAATGGCCGAAGAATAAGACATTTTACATCTTGGAGTGGCCTAGCTAAAGGTTAGACAAAAACACAATCCGgctgtcatgatcagaccagaAACAagttcacaaattcacaaatatTAATGCTGCTTAAGGTTTTGAATGTGTTATGTATTATGTCTATTATTACTATACAATGGTTTCTTGGAACAATATCTGCAAAACATCAGTAGCCTATTTGTGCTGTTGGTTCACTCAAAATCCATTTTATCTAATAAAATAATGCCTTTTGTCAGAGCTGTATGAAAAGAGTGAATTATTAATTGGTTGCTATTTATGCCCTACTCCAAATATTCAGTTAATTCACAAAATCCCTATTTCCTTAATACAGCCATTCAGTCACTCACATGCCTGCCAACTTTCTGTCCAGTCATATTGTCACTCATGCGGCAAATTGCCAGAGGCTTTTTACGGCTTCCTTTTTTCATGAGTCAATCCATGACCCTATACAAGCACCCTGCAAAAGTTATAAGAAATCTCTACCCTTGCCTGTAACTCATATTATGTGCtggatcaaataaaataatatgcagTAGCCTAATATTTCTTGGCAAAATTTTTCCCAACCATTTACAGTGCTGGTTGACCACTGTATGTCATAAAATTCAAATAGTTTGCTTTGTTCCTTCTTTTAGACCACAACTAAATTAAACTACACTCTATAATGGGTTACATAACGTTTTGAATTGTTACATGGCAATAAAATTGAGGGCAAGATCAGAATGGAACGGAACCATTCAGAATGGAGGCTATACTTTTTCACTCTGTAGCTCATAAAATCATAACCGCACCCAAATCTGACAAACGACATAAATCCACTTCACCTACAGTCTTACTTAACAGTGTAGACTCATGGTAAGACCCCTCTGTACAAAGGCCCCTTAAATCTGCTTAGCACACAAGCACCAATACAGTCCATGGAGTCCTTCACATGCTGTTCAACGTGTGCCACTCCAGCCACCAATACACACTGTGCAATTATTGCAAAGTGCACATTGTCACATAAGTCTCATGGAAGTGTGGGAACACACCAGGATGCCTATTCTGAATCACTAATATTGCAGAATAATGAATGTTTTAGAGAGTTATACATTATGAGCCaactctgaaacacacagtACATGATCATGAAATTATTTATGCTGATTAATTAACTGCAAAGTAATTAGTAGGCAAATTGGAGACAACCCAGCAGGGTAATGTGCCAAATTTTGAAATGAATTGActtgttaagtgtgtgtgtgtgtgtgtgtgtgtgtgtgtgtgtgtgtgtgtgtgtgtgtgtgtgtgtgtgtgtgtgtgtgtgtgtgtgtgtgtgtgtgtgtgtgtgtgtgtgtgtgtgtgtgtgtgtgtgtgtgtgtgtgtgtcagtattaCATACCTGTGAGCAGAGCATGGTAGTGCAGACCTCTCTCCTTGTCGTGGTGTGAACACACGTCAAACAGGTAGGCCTTTATGGGCCCGTCAATGAAGTCTGCAGCGAAGTCAAACAGCACTACTCCAAACATCACCACCACGATGGCCCATATCCTCCTGAGTGACCTTTCAGTGACTATTGCTGCAAAACATTAACAATCACAGTTCTCAAAAACCTAATCACACCACAGGTCAATTGAAATGCTGCAGGCACTGTTGACACGATAAGCACATATTCCATGTGCATGTCAAGTTCACATACAAAATACTTTGTTTCAAATACGAGGACTGTGCTGTGTCTTGGTCAGCGTTCATTTGCTTGCGTTGTGTGTTACATAATGATGTCAGATGTTCATCAGAGTTTATCCAGCAAGAATGTAGAAACAGCAGAATGTGGACTATAGAATTACTATAGTAAAGTCGagatctctttctttcttcaaagCCAACCAACAATCACAGCattcaggaaagaaaaaaaaaaaaaacaaatgctcaGATTTATGATTACGCTCTGACCAAAATCCTAGAACCGAAATCCATCAATGGCCTACAGTTCATAGGATTTTagaaaatacagtacagtacaccACCActacaaacattacaaacacaccGACAAGTACTACATAAAAATTTAACAGTAgcatctattcatttatttactctatctgatgtttttatgattCTAATGActccatctttttttattattttactgactGACTATTAATTACCTATATGCTAAAACTATATACAtctatgcatatatatatatatatatatatatagttatctTTTTATTGCTGCTATTAGAAAGGATTGTACCAAGGATTGTATTGATAGTATCGTTTGGTACAATcaataatctatctatctgtctatctatctatctatctatctatcatgcCAGTGTTTACAGTCTATATTTTATTGAATATGGTTTCAATAATAGACCTGTAACCTGTAACAACATCTCAAGGTTTCCATGCACAGTGTATTTGCAGAGTAACTGTGACAAGGTTTGTCAGCTAAATGTGCAGAGATATAGTTCCtaaagaattttaaaatgatggCTAATTAAGaagtaagtaaaataaataaatgaataaataaatgggccTCCAATGCAATGATTATACAACATTACACCTCAATTAAGTAATATGTTAAGTAATATGGCAAGAGGTATTCCAAGCTTAATGATTAAAAACATCCAGCAAGAGCTGAGAAACTCTGAGCAGGGAAAGTATCCTTGAATAACGCCACAGTGATCCTGTGGAGCTACTCAGGGGTCAGTGAATGTAAAACTGTGCACCCCCAGCAGTGTGTGAGTTCATGTGTGTAATCCTCCCTGAGACACTCCCCAGGCTGTTGTATTATTCTAGGTATTCCTTACCCAACTTTTCTGATTAATAAAGGTCACAGTTGCTCTCAAGCTGCCTTTGGGGGAACACAGCTCCTCCTTTGATTCTGCCCTCATTCGTGCTTCAATTACGTAAATTTCTGTCAAGACACTTTAAACTTGGTGATGTGAACAAGTCGAGTAAAAACATTATCAGAATTAGCAGTAAATGATTGCTGGCAATATCATTACATGTGCCACTGGTTGGTGGCTCTcatttgtttccagattttGACTGATTCCAAATTTTTCCCCTGTAAAATAGACTTAAGAAGTTCTTAAAATCAACCTTTTGTCTGatcaaaagaaaacataagTACTAAACCACTGGAGATGATTAAACTCCACatcttttttatgtgtttcattTATCTCCCTTTATTCTCCAAATATAATACTTagtttgattgattttctgAGAGCCTTATGAGTTTGATTTATAGAGCTTTAtgagtttgatttatttaaaaaaaaaaaaaaaaaaaaaaaaagtcacaattgTGATGTAGCTGAAAGCATCATCTTATGATAAGGCTCTTTTAATAAGCAAATACATGTGAGAATATGagcctgtgtttgtgcaagAGGTAGGGGAAATACTTGAAGGAACAGAAAACATAATACTCCCTCTATCAGTGTTAAAGCTGCCCAGGAGAATCGTAAGTCTGAAAGGCAAGTAGACTTTGACAGCAAAGTCATCTAAGCTGGACAACTGGAATATGAACTTCTCTTATAACTTAACATAGAAACATACATGCAAACTCCTTATGTGCCTCTcatcaattaattgattaatatAAGAGTTATTACACTGCATCTTCATGTTTTTAAGCACAGGAGCGTGACTAGAATTAGATGAACATCACCCTTACATTTAACTTTCATTGTGCATTCTTCAGTATTGCCACTTTTTTATATGCCAAACCAAACACTAATAATTATCTCAGACTCTGGTGGGAACAGTTAATGGATCTGAGTAGAAGAGAACTGATTTTCTGCTCTCTTGTGCCTTTGCTTCACGTTGAGTTTGGGCACAGTTACAGTAAGAAGGACTAGTCTGCCCTCAAACCAACACCCCAACACTCACCTTTCTCTTATAtgacaagataaaaaaaaaacattacctcCGTCTTTCACCAGATCTGtgcattttaatatttctcCTTTGTTAtgatttcctctctcttcccattCCTCCCTCCATTTCTCCTTCAGTCTCACCTGAGATGACAGCATCTCCATTTAGGAAAAGGGTGAGTCCCACCAGCATGAGGATTCCCAAGGCCAGGATGTAAGGCCTCCGTCGGCCCCATGATGAGCGGCAGTGGTCACTGGCCGAGCCGATGATGGGCTGCAGCAGGAAGCCCAGGACGGGGCTGATCAACCACACCAAGCTGTACAAACTGCGGGGCAGGCCGACGCTCAGCAGCACCGGTGTGACAAACGCTGCCTCCACAGCATAGCAGAATTCCCTTCCAAACATGACCAGGCCATGAAGGATAAGGCGGCCCCGTGAGCGCCTAGGAGGCTCCACTGATGCAAACACAGGGTTTTCCCCGCTGGCCATATAGTCCTCTTTGGAGCCACTGTAGTCTGTTGAGTAAAGCTGCATggtgctgatgtgtttttcagGCTCTGCAAGCCGACAGGGTTGGGGCCTCGTAGACTGGTCCTCCGATAAAAGAGTCATGCTAGAATGaagaagacagggagagaagaggagaggaagaagtagagagagtgaaacagagagagacacacttGTGTGGAGCGTCTCTCTCAGTTGAGTGGTTGATGGATGGCTTGGTGCCAAATCGCTCCACTGGTGCTCAGCTTGGGCTAATCCTCCTCTCTACTGCATAGCTGAGCAATGAATCAAAAATACACAGTGTTACATTGGTGGGTCTGCCTCTTGGTCTGAGGAGAGCAGAGTGGGACGGGTTGAAGAAGAAAGTGAGAGGGGTGGAGAAAAAGCGCTGTGTGTATTGGACAGATTGAggaactctccctctcttcccctccccaaCTCCTTAAAGTTGTAAGACGCAGAGCCGTtcatgggagtgtgtgtgacattatacgcacgtgtgtgtatatgtgagtatACACATGGATACAGGTTTCGTCCCCCTCATGTGTCTCAACAAAGGAAGACAAGCAATTTTGTGCAGAGCTGGGTTTTTGGGGGGGTTCCAGGAAAGACGGCTAACTGATTCCAACAAATCGAAAAGATGCAATTAGTTTTTGACCATTGTACTGTTAACTGATGCATACGTCACCAGATCATCATGTGCTTGACCGGTATGCATGCTTTTGCCCTTAGATCTGGGGAGACatccagagaaaaacaagactgaaaAAATGCTTTCAAGCAAGTCATTATCCAGAGCATGACaagtatatatattatttatatatattgggCTTGTATGTGAATCATGTTGTATTGAAACTGAGAATTCAAATTTCTTTAACTTCAGTTacatcacatacacatgctTTGCTTAATTAACACTTCAACTCCTTATTATAGCCCAACATTATGTACAACATTACCAATAAAATATGCCCCAGAAACAAACGACTTTTAAAATAGCTGGTGTGCTCATCTGTGACCAACATGCTGTTCTTATGCCATAATGTGATCCTGCCAGTAATCAGTTTTCACATTCTCAGAGGCTTTGTCGCACCAGGCCTTATCTGTGAAGAATTTATGATATGCTGGCCAAAGGACTTAAGTCAGATCAAAACTATCTGGCGTCAAAGAAATGTAGAAGTTTCTTTCAAATACCAGGTGTCCCCGTCTTGCAAGAATCAGCAGACTGCGCCTGTGAATCACAAGAAGATCATTATGACccaaccacacagacacagacacgcacaacaaacacacgtttacacacacacacacacacagagagagagagagagagagagagagagagactatctGAGAGTCTCCAGCTGtctcttttctgtatttctatctcttgaattttaaatattgttttttttttttgttttgtttttttttgtttgttttttttaactatacCAAATTAAAGCTTCAGTCACTAACTTCCCACTGTCACCACTTACTCTTCCGCTCGTTGCCTTTCTTGGTGATATCTCCTATTTGCTATACTGTATCATGCTGCAAAATGACAGGGTCCTAATACTTGATACCAACACATGTCATATCCTGGACCTAGTATTATCTTCTGGTCTCTCTTCCCCAATAACTCTGAGACTACATGTGAACCTAAAACCTCTGGggtctgagaggaggaggagaaattattttctcctcctcccaaTTTAGAGCAATAGAGAGAAAACAATATCTGCTTGAACATTGTTTTAAAACATGAATCATATTTGATCACCCAGTTGGGAATGTAGCCTCAGAATCTGTTACCTCCTCTGCCTCATGTGGTTtatcagtaaaatataaaacaaacacacataggaaccgaaccagtGGAAGTCTAGATGTATAATATCAATGCGATATGAGTGATATCAAAGATCTTTCCTCAGTCTGGGAAAActgaaaaagggtattttgcacagaatgttggaatattcctttaagttaTAGTTATAAGTGCCACCATGTCTGAGAAGTAGTGACGTTTTG comes from Myripristis murdjan chromosome 12, fMyrMur1.1, whole genome shotgun sequence and encodes:
- the slc45a2 gene encoding membrane-associated transporter protein, which encodes MNPLNSMTLLSEDQSTRPQPCRLAEPEKHISTMQLYSTDYSGSKEDYMASGENPVFASVEPPRRSRGRLILHGLVMFGREFCYAVEAAFVTPVLLSVGLPRSLYSLVWLISPVLGFLLQPIIGSASDHCRSSWGRRRPYILALGILMLVGLTLFLNGDAVISAIVTERSLRRIWAIVVVMFGVVLFDFAADFIDGPIKAYLFDVCSHHDKERGLHYHALLTGLGGACGYLVGAMDWGHSLLGQLLGTEYQVIYFFSALTWGIFLTVHLISIPEKPLGKITTPSESSSSTALCPLGSHSNGYGALPKEPISPVVPVPDLRPRSFSALGEANSVTSSAKQPNKEAQKRMTFRSLMKAMISMPNHYRCLCISHLLGWTAFLCNMLFFTDFMGQIVYRGNPYADHNSTAYITYERGVEVGCWGLCINAVSSALYSYVQRFLLPYIGLKGLYFMGYFVFGMGTSLIGLFPNIIATLILCSVFGVMSSTLYTIPFNLIAEYQREEEEQLKLHGISESPRGTGVDCAALTCMVQLAQIIVGAGLGALVNMAGSVIVVVLSASTMSLFGCLFIALFIRYVEC